From Deinococcus aquaticus, one genomic window encodes:
- a CDS encoding ATP-binding protein, whose protein sequence is MAVFSRRPDLQGRLVRLHLLVLCAMTLLLVAVQTAQLYGEARERLGERALTASRIVSRLPDVIVGATRAAPDAALNARVNALRAEAEADFIVVGDRRGVRLAHPLPERLGKPMEGGDNALPLAGQEVVSVARGSLGLSVRGKVPVWAGGVRGGRVVGVVSTGYLMPQVWHLVLGALVSLLPWFVLALALGTLGAVWAARRLRAEILNLEPEQIAALVSEQRAVLAALREGVLAVNAAGQVTLSSDRAVSMLGRPDHAPLAQLWPELARVTDPAAPGRHQNLELTLRGQPVLVNLEPLDAGGFVAGFRDRAEALALAEELTHARGFVDVLRAQTHEYQNRLHVLSGLLQLGRSEEALRVLNAEIHADSQFRQLLHDVQVPRLVALLAGKRERAQELGIDFQVAEGSSLGPIWERHADTLVSAVGNLTGNAFEALGGQPGQVTVLIGEDPEGMQIEVEDSGPGVPAYLGTRLFERGVSSKGEGRGYGLHGVTVRLHALGGELRHTRRDGRTVFLLSLPLPTPLRPTPLHPGLPAPGALRSGPPTDDPPDPAPYAAGDHP, encoded by the coding sequence ATGGCCGTGTTCTCCCGACGCCCTGACCTGCAGGGCCGCCTCGTGCGGCTGCACCTGCTGGTGCTGTGCGCCATGACGCTGCTGCTGGTCGCCGTGCAGACCGCGCAACTGTACGGCGAGGCCCGCGAACGCCTGGGGGAACGCGCCCTGACGGCCAGCCGCATCGTGTCGCGCCTGCCGGACGTGATCGTCGGAGCGACCCGCGCCGCGCCGGACGCCGCCCTGAACGCCCGCGTGAACGCTCTGCGTGCCGAGGCCGAAGCGGACTTCATCGTGGTCGGGGACCGGCGGGGCGTGCGGCTGGCGCACCCGCTGCCCGAGCGGCTGGGCAAACCCATGGAAGGCGGCGACAACGCCCTGCCGCTGGCCGGGCAGGAGGTCGTCAGCGTGGCGCGCGGCAGCCTGGGCCTGAGCGTGCGCGGCAAGGTGCCCGTCTGGGCGGGCGGCGTGCGCGGCGGGCGCGTGGTGGGCGTGGTCAGCACCGGGTACCTGATGCCGCAGGTGTGGCACCTGGTACTGGGCGCGCTCGTCAGCCTGCTGCCCTGGTTTGTGCTGGCGCTGGCGTTGGGCACCCTGGGGGCCGTGTGGGCCGCCCGGCGCCTGCGGGCCGAGATCCTGAACCTGGAACCCGAACAGATCGCTGCGCTGGTCAGCGAGCAGCGGGCCGTGCTGGCCGCGCTGCGCGAGGGCGTGCTGGCCGTGAACGCCGCCGGTCAGGTCACGCTCAGCAGCGACCGCGCCGTCAGCATGCTGGGCCGACCGGACCACGCCCCGCTGGCGCAGCTGTGGCCGGAACTGGCCCGCGTGACCGACCCCGCCGCGCCGGGCCGCCACCAGAACCTCGAACTGACCCTGCGCGGGCAGCCGGTCCTCGTGAACCTCGAACCGCTGGACGCCGGTGGGTTCGTGGCCGGTTTCCGAGACCGGGCCGAGGCGCTGGCCCTGGCCGAGGAACTCACGCACGCACGCGGTTTCGTGGACGTGCTGCGCGCCCAGACGCACGAGTACCAGAACCGCCTGCACGTCCTGTCCGGCCTGCTGCAACTGGGCCGCAGTGAGGAGGCCCTGCGCGTCCTGAACGCCGAGATTCACGCCGACTCTCAGTTCCGGCAACTGCTGCACGACGTGCAGGTGCCCCGGCTGGTGGCCCTGCTGGCCGGGAAACGCGAGCGGGCGCAGGAACTCGGCATCGACTTTCAGGTGGCCGAGGGCAGCAGCCTCGGCCCCATCTGGGAACGGCACGCCGACACGCTGGTCAGCGCCGTGGGCAACCTGACCGGCAACGCCTTCGAGGCCCTGGGCGGCCAGCCCGGACAGGTCACGGTCCTGATCGGAGAGGACCCGGAAGGCATGCAGATCGAGGTCGAGGACAGCGGCCCCGGCGTGCCCGCCTACCTGGGCACCCGCCTGTTCGAGCGCGGCGTGAGCAGCAAGGGCGAGGGCCGCGGCTACGGCCTGCACGGCGTGACGGTGCGCCTGCACGCCCTGGGCGGCGAACTGCGCCACACCCGCCGGGACGGGCGGACCGTGTTCCTGCTGAGCCTGCCGCTGCCCACCCCGCTGCGCCCCACCCCGCTGCACCCCGGCCTGCCGGCTCCTGGCGCGCTGCGGTCCGGCCCGCCCACCGACGACCCCCCCGACCCCGCCCCGTATGCTGCCGGAGATCACCCATGA
- a CDS encoding Bug family tripartite tricarboxylate transporter substrate binding protein, whose product MNVKTAALALSALLSTAAPAAAQNLNLRVMAPASPGGGWDQTSRAIQTVMQDEGIAKPVQVFNVPGAGGTIGLAQLYNSKGDGNLLMTMGLVMVGAIQTNSSKVDLSRVTPIARLTGEYEVIVVPASSPYKTLGDLAAAWKANNALAFAGGSAGGTDHMLVGLFAKAAGVDTKKMNYVPFSGGGETLAAVLGNQVAAGVAGYGEFEAQIKAGKLRALGISAPKAQAGIPVPTMKSQGFNVDLANWRGIVAPPGISGSQKATLVSAMDKLHTSKAWKDTLKTRNWTDLYMSGSKFDVFLKLEAVRTREILKDIGLVK is encoded by the coding sequence ATGAACGTGAAAACTGCTGCCCTTGCCCTGTCCGCCCTGCTGAGTACCGCCGCCCCCGCCGCCGCGCAGAACCTGAACCTGCGCGTCATGGCCCCCGCCAGCCCCGGCGGCGGCTGGGACCAGACCAGCCGCGCCATCCAGACCGTCATGCAGGACGAGGGCATCGCCAAGCCCGTGCAGGTGTTCAACGTGCCCGGCGCGGGCGGCACCATCGGTCTGGCGCAGCTGTACAACAGCAAGGGCGACGGGAACCTGCTGATGACCATGGGCCTCGTGATGGTCGGCGCGATCCAGACGAACAGCTCCAAGGTGGACCTGAGCCGCGTGACACCCATCGCCCGCCTGACCGGCGAGTACGAGGTCATCGTGGTGCCCGCCAGCAGCCCCTACAAGACGCTGGGTGACCTGGCAGCCGCCTGGAAAGCGAACAACGCCCTGGCCTTCGCCGGGGGCAGCGCCGGGGGCACCGACCACATGCTGGTCGGCCTGTTCGCCAAGGCGGCGGGCGTGGATACCAAAAAGATGAACTACGTGCCGTTCAGCGGCGGCGGCGAGACCCTGGCGGCCGTGCTGGGCAACCAGGTCGCGGCGGGCGTCGCCGGGTACGGCGAGTTCGAGGCGCAGATCAAGGCCGGGAAGCTGCGCGCCCTGGGCATCAGCGCCCCCAAGGCGCAGGCCGGGATTCCGGTGCCCACCATGAAATCGCAGGGCTTCAACGTGGACCTCGCCAACTGGCGCGGCATCGTCGCCCCTCCCGGCATCAGCGGCAGCCAGAAGGCCACGCTGGTCAGCGCCATGGACAAACTGCACACCAGCAAGGCCTGGAAGGACACCCTGAAGACCCGTAACTGGACGGACCTGTACATGAGCGGCAGCAAGTTCGACGTGTTCCTGAAACTCGAAGCGGTCCGCACCCGCGAGATCCTGAAAGACATCGGCCTTGTCAAATAA
- a CDS encoding tripartite tricarboxylate transporter TctB family protein: protein MSDSTVPPIPPAPAAPSARPGLSVPDLLVALGVVLLGALLLAGTLRIPFGINAVVGPRVFPLIVSVGTLLLGALLTVNVLRGGRAEPAAEEDTDPDAQPDLRQPGLILGGFLLGAALLQPLGFVIGTALMYFSVGFAFGERRAPLLAGVALAVALVTYVVFTRGLGLTLPAGILKGVL from the coding sequence ATGTCTGATTCCACCGTCCCCCCCATCCCACCTGCTCCTGCGGCCCCTTCCGCGCGGCCCGGCCTGAGCGTCCCGGACCTGCTGGTCGCGCTGGGCGTCGTCCTGCTGGGCGCGCTGCTGCTGGCTGGCACGCTGCGGATTCCCTTCGGGATCAATGCCGTGGTCGGCCCGCGCGTGTTTCCGCTGATCGTGTCGGTTGGCACGCTGCTGCTGGGCGCCCTGCTGACCGTGAACGTCCTGCGCGGCGGCCGCGCCGAACCGGCCGCCGAGGAGGACACCGACCCGGACGCCCAGCCCGACCTTCGCCAGCCGGGCCTGATCCTGGGCGGGTTCCTGCTGGGCGCCGCTCTGCTGCAACCGCTGGGTTTCGTGATCGGCACGGCCCTGATGTACTTCAGCGTGGGCTTCGCGTTCGGTGAGCGGCGCGCGCCGCTGCTGGCGGGCGTGGCGCTGGCCGTGGCGCTCGTCACGTACGTGGTGTTCACGCGCGGCCTGGGCCTGACCCTTCCGGCCGGCATTCTCAAGGGCGTGCTGTGA
- a CDS encoding tripartite tricarboxylate transporter permease produces the protein MEAVTSLLAGFETALTPLNLLWALIGVTLGTLVGVLPGIGPALTVALLLPVTAQLPPVSAFIMFAGIYYGGMFGGSTTSILLNTPGESSSIITALEGNKMARKGRAAAALATAAIGSFVAGTIGTILLTFAAPAIANVAVMIPPSAKFALIMLAFVTISATFGNSPLRGLISLFFGLTIGLVGTDLQSGQARFTLGRPELLDGIEFVTVVIGLFAVGETLFVASRLRKDKASVIKLDGNASMTREDWRRSWKPWLRGTALGFPFGAIPAGGAEIPTFLSYTLERRLSKHPEEFGKGAIEGVAGPEAANNASAAGVLVPLLTLGLPTSATAAILLAAFQQYGLQPGPLLFVTNGDLVWGLIASLYIGNVMLLALNLPLAPVWARLLLIPRPFLYAGILVFSTVGVYSLNNSVFDLILLAIFGVIGYGMRRFDFPVTPAIIGVILGPVAESQFRTALQQSNGNPTIFLQSPLTVFILLAVLAALIVPAVLKARAARRV, from the coding sequence ATGGAGGCCGTCACCTCTCTGCTCGCGGGTTTCGAGACGGCCCTGACGCCCCTGAACCTGCTGTGGGCGCTGATCGGCGTGACGCTGGGTACCCTGGTGGGCGTGCTGCCCGGCATCGGCCCGGCCCTGACGGTCGCGCTGCTGCTGCCCGTCACGGCGCAACTACCGCCCGTGAGTGCGTTCATCATGTTCGCCGGGATCTACTACGGCGGCATGTTTGGCGGCAGCACCACCAGCATCCTGCTGAACACGCCCGGCGAGAGCAGTTCGATCATCACGGCGCTCGAAGGCAACAAGATGGCCCGCAAGGGGCGTGCGGCCGCCGCTCTGGCCACGGCCGCCATCGGGTCGTTCGTGGCTGGAACCATCGGCACCATCCTGCTGACCTTCGCCGCGCCCGCCATTGCCAACGTGGCTGTCATGATTCCGCCCAGCGCCAAGTTCGCGCTGATCATGCTCGCGTTCGTGACCATCAGCGCCACCTTCGGGAACTCCCCACTGCGCGGCCTGATCAGCCTGTTCTTCGGCCTGACCATCGGGCTGGTCGGCACGGACCTGCAGAGCGGGCAGGCGCGCTTCACGCTGGGCCGCCCGGAACTGCTCGACGGCATCGAGTTCGTCACGGTCGTGATCGGCCTGTTCGCCGTGGGCGAAACGCTGTTCGTCGCCAGCCGCCTGCGCAAGGACAAGGCCAGCGTCATCAAACTGGATGGCAACGCCAGCATGACCCGTGAAGACTGGCGGCGCTCCTGGAAACCCTGGCTGCGCGGCACGGCCCTGGGCTTCCCGTTCGGCGCGATTCCCGCCGGCGGCGCCGAGATTCCCACGTTCCTGTCGTACACCCTGGAACGCCGCCTGAGCAAGCACCCGGAAGAATTCGGCAAGGGCGCCATCGAGGGCGTCGCCGGGCCGGAAGCCGCGAACAACGCCAGCGCGGCGGGCGTGCTCGTGCCGCTGCTGACGCTGGGCCTGCCCACCAGCGCCACCGCCGCCATCCTGCTCGCCGCGTTCCAGCAGTACGGCCTGCAACCGGGCCCGCTGCTGTTCGTCACGAACGGCGACCTCGTGTGGGGCCTGATCGCCAGCCTGTACATCGGGAACGTCATGCTGCTGGCCCTGAACCTGCCGCTCGCTCCCGTGTGGGCGCGACTGCTGCTGATTCCCCGCCCGTTCCTGTACGCCGGGATTCTGGTGTTCTCCACGGTCGGCGTGTACTCCCTGAACAACTCCGTGTTCGACCTGATCCTGCTCGCCATCTTCGGCGTGATCGGGTACGGCATGCGCCGCTTCGACTTTCCGGTCACGCCCGCCATCATCGGCGTGATCCTCGGCCCGGTCGCGGAAAGTCAGTTCCGCACGGCGCTGCAGCAGAGTAACGGCAACCCCACCATCTTCCTGCAGAGCCCCCTGACCGTCTTCATCCTGCTGGCCGTCCTGGCCGCCCTGATCGTCCCGGCCGTCCTGAAAGCCCGCGCGGCCCGCCGGGTCTGA